TCGAGATCAAGGAAAAGAAGGGTTGAACTCTCGCCACGGAGTGATAAAATTGGGGGCTGGACGGCGAACCGACATGAGGTACCCGTGATGACTACACGCCGAGCGGTGGTGTGGGCGGTGCTGGCAGCGCTCGCGGCGGGCCTCGGGTGGCAGGCGATGGCCGCCCGCGCGGGCACCGCGTGCAGGGTCCGGGGCCTGGTGGTCACTCCCGAGGGGCTGCCGGTTGCGGACGTGACGCTGAGCTTCTCGAATGGCCTGCCGCCGCAGGTTACCGACCGCCTGGGCCTCTACGCCGCCACGGCGCCGGCCGACGGCGAGCCGTGCACGATCACGCCCAGCCGGCCCGGCTACCGCTTCGAGCCCGCTGCGAGAACGGTGTGGCTGTCGGGCGACGCCGCCGATGCCTGCTTCCAGGCCGTCCGCGAGAACCCCAAGGACGCCCGGCAGAAGCAGGACACCCCGTTCCCCGCCCCGCTCGGGGCCGTGGATATTGCGGTGTTCGCGATCAACAGCGGCGAGCTGTACGCCACCAGCCGCACCGTGACCCTCGACAACGTGTGCATCGGCAGCCCCACGCATTACATGGCCAGCGAGCTGCCGAGCTTCACGGGCGCCACGTGGCAGCCCTACTCGACCGCGCCCCCCTTCACCCTGTCGCCCGGCAACGACCCCAAGACCGTCTACTTCAAGGTCACCGATGGGGTCGGCGTGTCGGTCGTGGCGTTCGACTCCATCATGCTCCACCAGGCCGAACTGGTGGAGCTGACGGTGGACGGCCCCGTGAAGACGGGCTACGCGTGGCCCGCGGGCTATGAGAGCTGGTTCTTCTTCACGGCGGCCGCGGCCGACACCTACTCGATCGAGACCTGGCCCGGCAGCCTCGCCGACACCTACCTGGAGCTCTACGCGGCCGACCAGGCGACCCTGCTCGCCTCGGACGACGACTCGGGCGAGAACGACTGCGCGAAGATTGACCGCGCCCTGACGCCCGGCATCTACTTCGTCAAGGTGCGCGCCGGCGGCGCGGCCGACACGGGCACCTTCCGCATCGGCGTCTCCACCGGCGACACGAAAGTGACCATTCTCTCCCCGCACGGCGACCCCACCGCGACCACGCAACTCGAGGTGGGCAACTCGGAGGTCGTCTTCACCTCGACCGGCCCGGGCATGCTCGAGGTCGTGTGCCGCTTTGCCGTCGCCCCGGGCACGGTCGCGGGCGTGGCCGACAAGGTGCGGGCCTGCATTGAGCCGGTCGGCCCCCTGCCCCTCGTGTGGCAGACGCTGGACGGCGCGCCGTCGGGCTGGGCCGGCACCGTGGCGGGCAAGCCCCCCACCGCCCACAGCGCCATGGGCAAGGCCACCTACAACCCCGCCACGAGCCGCTACGAGGTCAAGGCCGTCTTCGCCGGCTTGCCCGCCAGCAACGCGGCCTTCGGCCCCAAGAAGCTCTGGGCCCAGGTGGTGGACGGCGCGACCGTGGTGGCCCAGGCCGAGCAGCCGCTCGAGGTCTTCTTCCCCCGAACCGCCGCCAACAACCCCGGCACGGGCGTCAACGCCGGGCCCAACTGGTTCTACTACTGGAAGACCGGCAACGTGTGCGGCGTGACCACCGGATGGGAATACGAGGACGTGCCGAACAACTACGGCTTCTACGTGCCCGGCCAGAACCACATCAACCTCTGCGACCTCGGCGCCACCTGGAACAGCGGCCCCGAGTTCTACCAGAACGACCTGGGCGCCTGGATCGAGGTGGCCGGCCAGGGCATCGGGCCCCACTGCACCACCGAGGTCATCGCGCACGAGGGCCTCCACAAGACCATCTTCGAGTCCTGGGCCTTCCTCATCGCCGCCGCCGAGGCCGACGGCGAGGCCAATGGCGACGCCTACGACGACCCCGACGACGACGGCATCCCCAACGCCTTCGAGGGCTCTTACCTGGGCATCGTCACCGACCCCAACGACCCCGACACCTGGAACATGGGCGGCCCCTACGTCACCTATGGCGACCAGGAGATCCGCTGCCGCAAGATCGAACTCACCCCCGGCCTCACCGTCACCGACGCCGCCGACTGGGCCCACCCCGGCACCAACTCCTACCCCCGCTACCCCCAGGAGCTCGTCGCGCCCATC
The Planctomycetota bacterium DNA segment above includes these coding regions:
- a CDS encoding calcium-binding protein — its product is MTTRRAVVWAVLAALAAGLGWQAMAARAGTACRVRGLVVTPEGLPVADVTLSFSNGLPPQVTDRLGLYAATAPADGEPCTITPSRPGYRFEPAARTVWLSGDAADACFQAVRENPKDARQKQDTPFPAPLGAVDIAVFAINSGELYATSRTVTLDNVCIGSPTHYMASELPSFTGATWQPYSTAPPFTLSPGNDPKTVYFKVTDGVGVSVVAFDSIMLHQAELVELTVDGPVKTGYAWPAGYESWFFFTAAAADTYSIETWPGSLADTYLELYAADQATLLASDDDSGENDCAKIDRALTPGIYFVKVRAGGAADTGTFRIGVSTGDTKVTILSPHGDPTATTQLEVGNSEVVFTSTGPGMLEVVCRFAVAPGTVAGVADKVRACIEPVGPLPLVWQTLDGAPSGWAGTVAGKPPTAHSAMGKATYNPATSRYEVKAVFAGLPASNAAFGPKKLWAQVVDGATVVAQAEQPLEVFFPRTAANNPGTGVNAGPNWFYYWKTGNVCGVTTGWEYEDVPNNYGFYVPGQNHINLCDLGATWNSGPEFYQNDLGAWIEVAGQGIGPHCTTEVIAHEGLHKTIFESWAFLIAAAEADGEANGDAYDDPDDDGIPNAFEGSYLGIVTDPNDPDTWNMGGPYVTYGDQEIRCRKIELTPGLTVTDAADWAHPGTNSYPRYPQELVAPIADQDQLSADGTGGGDTGQDDEGNPGNDRIRQHGDRLDNAQTAHGGGGDDKIVQHGRRGADTQTTTGGTGNDEIRQRGGRGNDTQTANAGDGDDRIVQRGKRGDDALAADGGEGDDELKQKGGNGADIQTATGGPGNDDIRQRGGDNDDTLTAAGGEGNDFIWQKGGSGNDTLTADGGEGNDIVWMVGGDRDDTLTYQASPGNDQVRLRGGGGNDTATIYANGQSFRLLDRDDRVLYQQGSGGSVIYAYDIESLTVIGNDGVTEVYTGSAP